The genomic window GCCCCTCCCCGCCCGTCGGACGGGACCGAGGTAGCGACGAACCAGATCGGCGATCTGGTCGTGGGGTGGTCTGGGTGCGGGCAGCGGGTCGCCTCCGGGCACCCCTCGGTGTGTCGTCGCGCCCACATGCACCAACGACCCGCCCGGTTCGAGCATGGCGCGGACGGTCTCGGCGACCCGGGGGCGGTCCATCCAGTGGAACGACTGGGCGAACACGACGACGCGGAAGGCTCCCAACCCGGCGGGGAGCTCCTCGGCCCGCCGGTGCACCCACGTGGCGTTCTCGCACGCGCGACGCTCCGACTCCCGGCCGGCCTCGACGAGCATCTCGGCGTCGGCGTCGACGCCGACGACCTCACTGAACAGATCCGCGAGCAACAGGGTCGCCGACCCGGGCCCGCATCCAACATCGAGCAGCCTCCCGGTGCCGTCCAGGTGGAGCTCGTCCCGAAGGGCGACGCGCAGCTCGGGTGGATACGACATCCGACCCCGCACGTAGAAGGCCGCGCTGCCCGCGTACAGAGTGTCGTCCCACTCCCACCGATCCGTGTCCACGACACGATGAACGTAGCGGGAGCCACGGACGAGCGTCGGCCGCGATCAGCACGCGCGCTGGGACCTTTGAAATGTCCGACGCGTCGTGGGCGTGGGGGAGACCGGTCGACGCTATCGCCCGGCGACCCAACCAGGGTGCCAGCGTTTGCGTCCGCGACCTCGGGGTGACGCTCCGTCGTCGTCCGCGGGCCCGCGCCACGCTCCCGACTCGGGTCGAGGGCCGAGCGGTTACGACGGGGCCTTCCAGGGCCGGAGCCAGTCGGTGGCGGGCCAGCCCTCGGCCGCCGCCATGAGCTCGTACATCGTGGCGCCGTCGATCGACTCCCGCAC from Acidimicrobiia bacterium includes these protein-coding regions:
- a CDS encoding class I SAM-dependent methyltransferase, which codes for MDTDRWEWDDTLYAGSAAFYVRGRMSYPPELRVALRDELHLDGTGRLLDVGCGPGSATLLLADLFSEVVGVDADAEMLVEAGRESERRACENATWVHRRAEELPAGLGAFRVVVFAQSFHWMDRPRVAETVRAMLEPGGSLVHVGATTHRGVPGGDPLPAPRPPHDQIADLVRRYLGPVRRAGRGRLSSDTPSDEDEILAAAGFRGPRRVDVGGGRIVERSEDDIVASVHSLSSATPHLFGDRLEAFDAELRQLLRRVAPAGRFCERTREITLAMWDPSSTSTSSQDSRR